One region of Pyramidobacter sp. YE332 genomic DNA includes:
- the lpxI gene encoding UDP-2,3-diacylglucosamine diphosphatase LpxI (LpxI, functionally equivalent to LpxH, replaces it in LPS biosynthesis in a minority of bacteria.): MNVEHLALVAGEGALPLEILKAMIQKKAPLPKVYLLAEDDAPYLNEGIAVQKITNPMAIAMILAKMRLMGIRRLMMAGGVPKKNIYSTEKLDRGAKSILSAVQDRNDHSLLAGVVKYIEKFGIQVVSYEEVIPELLASEGHIAGPLADAEQLQDCEYGLNILRVLLPLSFGQSLVVSNRAVVAVEAMEGTDETIRRAASLSAHGILLKGMRADQDRRYDLPVVGVQTLRNMADSGLTGLFVEAHSVLLLERDAFLQEAERLGISVTGVATCRFL, from the coding sequence ATGAACGTCGAACATCTGGCTCTTGTCGCGGGAGAAGGCGCGCTGCCTCTGGAGATCCTGAAAGCGATGATCCAAAAGAAGGCGCCGCTGCCGAAAGTGTACCTGCTGGCGGAGGACGACGCCCCCTATTTGAACGAAGGCATCGCCGTGCAGAAGATCACCAATCCCATGGCGATCGCGATGATCCTCGCCAAAATGCGCCTGATGGGGATCCGTCGCTTGATGATGGCCGGCGGCGTGCCCAAAAAGAACATCTACTCTACGGAGAAGCTCGACCGGGGAGCCAAGTCCATCCTCTCCGCCGTACAGGACCGCAACGATCACAGCTTGCTGGCCGGGGTCGTGAAGTATATCGAAAAATTCGGCATTCAGGTCGTGAGCTACGAGGAAGTCATCCCGGAACTTCTGGCGTCCGAGGGACATATCGCCGGCCCTCTCGCCGACGCGGAACAGCTGCAGGACTGCGAGTATGGGCTGAACATCCTGCGCGTCCTGCTGCCGCTTTCGTTCGGCCAGTCCCTTGTCGTTTCGAATCGCGCCGTTGTCGCCGTGGAAGCGATGGAAGGCACGGACGAGACCATCCGGCGCGCGGCGTCGTTAAGCGCTCATGGGATCCTGCTGAAGGGAATGCGCGCCGATCAGGACCGCCGTTACGATCTGCCGGTCGTCGGCGTGCAGACGTTGCGAAACATGGCCGATTCCGGTCTGACGGGGCTTTTTGTCGAGGCGCACAGCGTTCTTTTGTTGGAAAGAGATGCCTTCCTGCAGGAAGCGGAACGTTTGGGGATCAGCGTGACGGGAGTTGCCACATGTCGATTTTTATAA
- the lpxA gene encoding acyl-ACP--UDP-N-acetylglucosamine O-acyltransferase, with protein MGIQIHPTAIVSPHAELADGVVIGPFSIVDENVVVGRNTVLRPFVHLCPYTKIGEDAVIFEDAVIGPEPQDHAFKGETSWVSVGNRSVIRENVTIHRASGEGNVTSVGDDCLIMEGVHLGHNVQISDSVTISSKSGLAGYVKIGRGTVIGGMSGFHQFVRVGSFCMIGGASRVAQDVAPFLLVNGSELCRVYSLNVIGLRRNNFSSERRLEIKRAYRKIYHSGLPMREALAELEKQDAKSADVEEIIRFFREGDKKRGFCPWPAGSAGRSGE; from the coding sequence ATGGGGATTCAAATACATCCGACTGCGATTGTCTCGCCTCACGCCGAACTGGCTGACGGCGTCGTGATTGGCCCCTTTTCCATTGTGGACGAGAATGTCGTCGTGGGGCGCAATACGGTCCTGCGTCCGTTTGTCCACCTCTGCCCCTACACTAAAATCGGCGAGGACGCCGTGATCTTCGAGGACGCCGTGATCGGCCCCGAACCGCAGGACCATGCGTTCAAAGGTGAAACCAGCTGGGTCTCCGTGGGCAACCGGTCGGTCATCAGGGAAAACGTGACGATCCATCGCGCTTCCGGCGAGGGGAACGTGACCTCGGTCGGCGATGACTGCCTGATCATGGAAGGCGTGCATTTGGGGCATAACGTGCAGATTTCCGATTCCGTGACGATTTCGAGCAAATCCGGGCTCGCCGGTTACGTAAAAATCGGGCGGGGAACGGTGATCGGCGGCATGTCCGGCTTCCATCAATTCGTCCGTGTGGGCTCGTTCTGCATGATCGGCGGCGCCTCGCGCGTGGCGCAGGACGTGGCGCCGTTCCTGCTGGTCAACGGCTCCGAATTGTGCCGTGTATACAGCCTGAACGTTATCGGCCTGCGTCGCAATAACTTTTCGTCCGAGCGCCGTCTGGAAATAAAGCGCGCCTACAGAAAAATTTACCATTCGGGGTTGCCCATGCGCGAAGCTCTTGCCGAACTCGAAAAGCAGGACGCAAAATCCGCTGATGTGGAAGAGATCATCCGTTTCTTCAGGGAAGGCGACAAGAAAAGGGGCTTCTGCCCCTGGCCTGCAGGCAGCGCGGGCAGATCCGGGGAATGA
- a CDS encoding lipid-A-disaccharide synthase — protein sequence MKVAFLANGPGEVWGWCRPLIKEAAGRNWTVDVHLLPCPFASGREINALSRLPATISRHRTTVGALRCFFSAAKYDVVLQLGGDLFFGRFLAWRQRVPLACYSYGYKKGMKRCETVLTSRPGLFSSERLEIVGDLVLDSLEQGTPEGWRAPRGRRLAIFPGSRPNIRRKAFFFLKEIRSHLMKIDPEIELRVLLSPFSEESEARPWNENGFSVWTGTTPAGIQGADLALTQPGTNTLELMYCEQPFVVAVPFSFLRQMPIAGLVGMLDRIPWVGCALRERIIRKAIPRHIGKMSWPNRLVKGSFVPEFIGEYSASQLADEVARILRDPESLETQRKRLHALAAVVAPGAPAKICNILGRMAADHERERK from the coding sequence ATGAAAGTCGCTTTTTTGGCCAACGGGCCGGGAGAAGTCTGGGGCTGGTGCCGGCCGCTCATCAAAGAAGCCGCCGGCAGAAATTGGACGGTGGACGTTCACCTTCTGCCCTGTCCCTTCGCTTCGGGGCGGGAAATCAACGCGCTCTCGCGGCTTCCCGCGACGATATCGAGGCACCGGACGACTGTCGGCGCCCTGCGATGTTTTTTTTCGGCTGCAAAATACGACGTCGTTTTGCAGCTGGGGGGCGACTTGTTTTTCGGCCGCTTTCTGGCGTGGAGGCAGCGCGTCCCGCTGGCCTGCTATTCTTACGGCTATAAAAAGGGCATGAAGCGCTGCGAAACGGTGCTGACGTCCCGCCCCGGCCTGTTCAGTTCCGAGAGATTGGAGATCGTCGGGGACCTGGTGCTGGACAGCCTCGAGCAGGGAACTCCGGAAGGCTGGCGCGCGCCTCGGGGCAGGCGGCTGGCGATTTTTCCCGGCAGCCGGCCGAACATCCGGCGCAAAGCCTTTTTTTTCCTGAAAGAGATCCGTTCGCATTTGATGAAGATCGATCCCGAGATCGAATTGAGGGTCCTCCTCTCGCCATTTTCGGAGGAGAGCGAAGCCCGGCCGTGGAACGAGAACGGCTTTTCGGTCTGGACGGGGACGACCCCCGCGGGGATCCAAGGCGCGGATCTCGCCCTGACGCAGCCCGGGACGAACACCCTGGAGCTGATGTACTGCGAACAGCCGTTCGTGGTTGCCGTCCCTTTTTCTTTCCTGCGGCAGATGCCGATCGCCGGGCTGGTCGGCATGCTCGACCGCATTCCCTGGGTCGGCTGCGCGCTGAGGGAGCGGATCATTCGAAAAGCGATCCCCCGTCATATCGGGAAGATGTCGTGGCCCAACCGGCTCGTGAAAGGGAGTTTTGTCCCCGAGTTCATCGGCGAATACAGCGCTTCGCAGCTTGCCGACGAGGTCGCCAGGATTTTGCGGGATCCGGAATCGCTCGAAACGCAGAGGAAACGTCTGCACGCGCTTGCCGCCGTGGTCGCGCCCGGCGCTCCGGCGAAGATTTGCAACATTCTTGGAAGGATGGCAGCCGATCATGAAAGAGAAAGGAAGTAA
- the lpxD gene encoding UDP-3-O-(3-hydroxymyristoyl)glucosamine N-acyltransferase, with amino-acid sequence MENSYRLRELSERIGATVCGNGERIVEGLSELNDCAPERLSFIESQKLARGLPENVAVVADEKNFPDGRDGLKVKSFRAAMAALLAIFEPRYAPPVGISGSAFVDPEAIVAPSAYVGPNCTVCAGARIGSGVRLIANVYVGPDVEIGDDSVLEPMAVLQRRTKVGARCLIHSCAVLGADGFGIIPGGPDGENVKVPQIGRVVVGDDVEIGAGTCIDRATIAATVVQNGTKMDNQVQIGHNCHVGKNCIIASQSGVAGSTTIEDGVVMGARSGLNGHIKVARGTQIAGMGIVMKSTKPGQILSGHPATDHMEDFRFKASLRRVPDLLKRLKKLEEVAAHEPPHAEKRD; translated from the coding sequence ATGGAAAATTCGTACCGTCTGCGCGAGTTGTCCGAGCGGATCGGCGCGACTGTTTGCGGAAATGGCGAACGGATCGTCGAGGGCCTTTCCGAGTTGAACGACTGCGCTCCTGAACGCTTGAGTTTTATAGAGTCGCAGAAGCTCGCCCGCGGCCTTCCGGAGAACGTTGCCGTCGTCGCGGATGAAAAGAATTTTCCCGACGGACGCGACGGCTTGAAGGTAAAGTCGTTCCGCGCGGCAATGGCGGCGCTTCTGGCGATCTTCGAACCGCGCTATGCGCCGCCTGTCGGGATCTCTGGCAGCGCATTCGTCGATCCTGAGGCGATCGTGGCGCCTTCCGCATACGTCGGGCCGAACTGTACGGTCTGCGCCGGCGCGCGTATCGGCAGCGGCGTCAGGCTGATCGCCAACGTATACGTCGGCCCGGACGTGGAGATCGGCGACGACAGCGTGCTCGAACCGATGGCCGTTCTTCAGCGCCGCACGAAAGTCGGCGCGAGGTGCCTTATCCACAGCTGCGCGGTCTTGGGAGCCGACGGCTTCGGCATCATCCCCGGCGGTCCTGACGGCGAGAACGTAAAAGTTCCGCAGATCGGCCGGGTCGTCGTCGGCGACGACGTGGAGATCGGCGCCGGGACCTGCATCGATCGGGCGACGATCGCGGCTACCGTTGTGCAGAACGGCACGAAAATGGACAATCAAGTGCAGATCGGCCACAACTGCCACGTCGGGAAAAACTGCATCATCGCCAGTCAATCGGGCGTCGCCGGCAGCACGACCATCGAAGACGGCGTCGTCATGGGAGCGCGCAGCGGTTTGAACGGCCATATTAAAGTCGCTCGCGGCACTCAGATCGCCGGAATGGGGATCGTTATGAAGAGCACCAAGCCGGGGCAGATCCTCTCGGGGCATCCCGCCACCGATCACATGGAAGACTTTCGTTTCAAGGCTTCGCTGCGCCGCGTTCCCGATCTGCTGAAGCGTTTGAAAAAATTGGAAGAGGTCGCTGCTCATGAGCCGCCGCACGCTGAAAAAAGAGATTGA
- a CDS encoding lipid-A-disaccharide synthase, whose protein sequence is MSIFISTGELSGDIYAAKLSAALHKILPHEQLWGMGGALAEGICKEWDNALLHIIGLGRIIKSLPSLFRLRKDLAEAVVKRAPRAVIVVDSPDFHIPLLSKIRSLGYKGPVVYVCPPTIWAWRSGRAKYLKRYCDLCLPLFHFEETALQAWDVRSYWCGNPLIDDLDNFVPVGASLQDDARRVALLPGSRRSEIKALLPVLQETALRLKGMGLHPVFSIAPGLDEASKAMVRDNEAGVEATEISGRNLMHASKFVIGASGTTAVEAMLLNRYMIVLYKGTALEWRIYKMLTHTPFVSIPNVLAGKTMFPELLQDDARADRILHYVDLYLHDKDYCDGVHKQVVSNRRLMGEPGAIQRWAEAISELVNS, encoded by the coding sequence ATGTCGATTTTTATAAGCACCGGAGAGCTTTCCGGCGATATCTATGCGGCCAAATTGAGCGCGGCGCTCCATAAAATCCTTCCCCACGAGCAGCTCTGGGGAATGGGCGGCGCTCTTGCGGAAGGGATCTGCAAGGAATGGGACAACGCGCTCCTGCACATCATCGGTCTGGGACGGATCATCAAGTCGCTGCCGTCGTTGTTTCGTTTGAGAAAAGATCTGGCGGAGGCCGTCGTGAAACGAGCGCCGCGGGCCGTCATCGTCGTCGACAGTCCGGATTTCCACATCCCGCTGCTCAGCAAGATCCGCTCCCTCGGCTATAAAGGTCCCGTCGTCTATGTGTGCCCGCCGACGATCTGGGCCTGGCGCAGCGGCCGGGCGAAATATCTGAAACGCTACTGCGATCTCTGCCTGCCGCTGTTTCATTTTGAAGAAACGGCCCTGCAAGCGTGGGATGTGCGGAGCTATTGGTGCGGGAATCCGCTGATCGACGATCTCGACAATTTCGTCCCGGTCGGAGCTTCTTTGCAGGACGATGCGAGGCGCGTCGCCCTGCTGCCGGGAAGCCGGCGTTCCGAAATAAAAGCGCTGCTTCCCGTCCTTCAGGAAACGGCGCTGAGATTGAAAGGGATGGGACTTCATCCCGTGTTCTCCATCGCTCCGGGACTCGACGAGGCCAGCAAGGCAATGGTCAGGGACAACGAGGCCGGCGTCGAAGCGACGGAGATCAGCGGGCGCAATCTGATGCACGCCTCGAAATTCGTCATCGGCGCCAGCGGCACGACGGCCGTCGAGGCGATGTTGCTGAATCGCTACATGATCGTGCTTTACAAGGGGACCGCGCTGGAATGGCGGATTTATAAAATGCTGACGCATACGCCCTTCGTTTCCATCCCCAACGTGCTGGCGGGAAAGACAATGTTTCCCGAACTTCTGCAGGACGACGCGCGCGCCGACAGGATCCTGCACTATGTCGATCTGTACCTTCACGACAAGGATTATTGTGACGGCGTTCATAAACAGGTTGTGTCGAACAGGCGCCTGATGGGGGAGCCGGGAGCAATTCAACGCTGGGCAGAAGCCATTTCCGAGCTGGTGAATTCATGA
- the lptG gene encoding LPS export ABC transporter permease LptG: protein MKPFRTLDRFIMKELMGPFLFGVMAFTLIMVAGGLLFKLADLIIEQGVSLGVAGRLFFYELPSVVVLTLPMSCLLAALLGFSKMSANSEIVALKAAGISFSRISRPVLVAAFGISILSLALNETVVPLGKIAAQNVMRYEVAREKPALLKEQVFLRSSDPSAEGLRRIVYINKLYARSGTMDDVVVQEFRGADLVRLTTARKGTWIDGVWYLDDGDVFEVKGRTTVELTLHFKRQALPIRLTPQQISRSTAKPDDMSCLELIKYIEILKAQGKSLEPLWVAFHLRLAVPWACVILALIGATLGVRPMRKGGASVGFGQSILIVFVYYVVMSMGRSLGQAGHIPPILGAWLPNILFFAGALLLARRADR from the coding sequence ATGAAGCCTTTTCGCACGTTGGATCGTTTTATTATGAAAGAGCTCATGGGGCCATTTCTCTTCGGAGTGATGGCCTTTACGTTGATCATGGTCGCCGGCGGGTTATTGTTCAAACTGGCCGACCTCATCATCGAACAAGGCGTTTCTCTGGGCGTCGCCGGCCGCCTTTTTTTCTACGAGCTTCCTTCCGTCGTCGTTCTGACGCTGCCGATGTCCTGCCTTTTGGCTGCGCTCCTGGGCTTCAGCAAAATGTCCGCCAACAGCGAGATCGTCGCCTTGAAAGCGGCCGGGATCTCGTTTTCGCGCATCAGCCGTCCCGTCCTGGTCGCCGCTTTTGGCATCTCGATACTCTCTCTTGCCTTGAACGAAACGGTCGTGCCGCTCGGCAAGATCGCCGCGCAGAACGTGATGCGCTACGAAGTCGCCCGCGAAAAGCCCGCGCTCCTGAAGGAGCAGGTGTTTTTGCGGAGCAGCGATCCTTCGGCCGAGGGGCTGAGAAGGATCGTTTACATCAACAAGCTTTATGCCCGTTCGGGCACGATGGACGACGTGGTCGTTCAAGAGTTCAGGGGCGCCGATCTGGTCCGGCTGACGACGGCCCGGAAGGGCACGTGGATCGACGGCGTGTGGTATCTCGACGACGGCGACGTGTTCGAAGTGAAAGGCAGAACCACCGTCGAGCTGACGCTGCATTTCAAACGCCAGGCGCTTCCGATTCGCCTGACCCCGCAGCAGATCTCGCGTTCTACCGCCAAACCCGACGACATGAGCTGCCTGGAGCTGATCAAATATATCGAAATCCTCAAAGCTCAGGGAAAAAGTCTGGAGCCGCTGTGGGTCGCGTTCCATCTGCGTCTGGCGGTGCCCTGGGCATGCGTGATCCTGGCGCTGATCGGCGCGACGCTCGGCGTGCGTCCGATGAGAAAGGGCGGCGCCAGCGTCGGTTTCGGGCAAAGCATTTTGATCGTCTTCGTCTATTATGTCGTCATGTCGATGGGGCGTTCCCTGGGACAGGCGGGACACATTCCTCCCATCCTCGGCGCGTGGCTGCCCAATATCCTGTTCTTTGCCGGGGCGCTTCTTCTTGCCCGGAGGGCCGACCGATGA
- a CDS encoding BamA/TamA family outer membrane protein, which produces MCFVLLAVGSAACAQTVSALRVEGNNEVVASHILRAVKTKVGDELNQQQVMDDIQAIYDQGFFSYVDAKVAADANGELVLTFVVTENPTIKEIRFRGNTIYKEDKLKKMLFTQPGMIFNRVFFRNDIQRLRERFQADGYVMTRVQDVQVEDGVVTVLIVEPRINDIVIQGNRRTKTYVIRRNIPLKNGDLFNSTLLRHSITKLRNLGFFEDVNVGFEPVEDSDNVDVIVTVKEKRSASLIFSVSYGSSSGLGGGASYRESNLGGRARIFEIGFDQGDYKNYWLSLSDPYMDKKTFAWKLGAYKREDDDLTYRYNGIVDGVRKRYNAFEYEEDRTGMYAGFGRKFGGSEMFSWYLTADWHKSKINWTGKSSYWNTDAQSREDFDKIVGQDSLNSKVFSTTLELTRNNVDRYLSYPKGDRETIGVEHAWEALGGEWDYTKYWAEAVAYVPIKGLEDYIDLGQTEDRPIILALRVRAGFSDGSIPLSERYSLGGANSLRGYESGDFKGHEMFLGNVELRIPIDENFSIVAFYDIGNAWDKTQGAGFSFDDLEDSPGVGVRVKTPLGNIRVDVAKGDETQFHFGFGEMF; this is translated from the coding sequence ATGTGCTTCGTTTTGCTCGCCGTCGGCAGCGCCGCTTGTGCCCAAACGGTTTCTGCCCTGAGGGTCGAAGGAAACAACGAAGTTGTCGCTTCTCATATCTTGCGGGCGGTGAAGACCAAGGTCGGCGATGAGCTGAATCAGCAGCAGGTCATGGACGATATCCAGGCGATTTACGACCAGGGCTTTTTCTCCTACGTCGACGCGAAAGTCGCCGCGGACGCGAACGGGGAGCTTGTTCTCACCTTTGTAGTCACCGAGAACCCGACCATCAAGGAGATTCGTTTCCGAGGCAACACGATCTACAAAGAAGACAAATTGAAGAAAATGCTCTTCACGCAGCCCGGCATGATCTTCAACCGCGTTTTTTTCAGGAACGACATCCAGCGCCTCAGAGAACGCTTTCAGGCCGACGGCTACGTCATGACCCGCGTGCAGGACGTGCAGGTGGAAGACGGCGTGGTCACCGTGCTGATCGTCGAGCCGCGCATCAACGACATCGTCATCCAGGGCAACCGGCGCACCAAAACCTACGTCATCCGCCGCAATATCCCCTTGAAAAACGGGGATCTCTTCAACTCGACGCTCCTGCGCCATTCCATCACGAAGCTGCGCAACCTCGGCTTCTTCGAGGATGTCAACGTCGGTTTTGAACCGGTCGAAGACAGCGACAACGTCGACGTGATTGTCACCGTCAAGGAGAAGCGAAGCGCCAGCTTGATCTTCTCGGTCAGCTACGGGTCGAGCAGCGGACTGGGCGGCGGCGCTTCCTACCGCGAAAGCAATCTCGGCGGCCGGGCCAGGATTTTCGAAATCGGCTTCGATCAGGGCGACTACAAGAATTACTGGCTGTCGCTGTCCGACCCTTACATGGACAAGAAGACGTTCGCCTGGAAGCTCGGCGCCTACAAGCGCGAAGATGATGATCTGACGTACCGTTACAATGGTATAGTTGACGGCGTTCGTAAGCGCTACAATGCCTTCGAGTATGAAGAAGACCGTACGGGAATGTATGCCGGTTTCGGACGCAAGTTCGGCGGCAGCGAGATGTTCAGCTGGTATCTGACCGCTGACTGGCACAAGAGCAAGATTAATTGGACTGGCAAGTCATCGTATTGGAATACTGACGCACAAAGCCGAGAAGATTTCGACAAAATAGTTGGACAGGACTCTCTCAACAGCAAGGTGTTTTCGACGACGCTCGAGTTGACGCGTAACAACGTCGACAGATATTTGAGCTATCCCAAGGGCGACCGCGAGACGATCGGCGTCGAGCACGCCTGGGAAGCTCTCGGCGGCGAATGGGATTACACCAAGTACTGGGCCGAAGCCGTCGCCTATGTGCCTATCAAGGGGTTGGAGGACTACATCGACCTCGGACAGACCGAGGACCGGCCGATCATCCTCGCCCTGCGCGTGCGCGCCGGTTTCTCGGATGGTTCGATTCCGCTTTCCGAGCGCTACTCGCTGGGCGGCGCCAACAGCCTGCGCGGTTATGAAAGCGGCGACTTCAAGGGACATGAGATGTTCCTCGGCAACGTCGAGCTGCGCATCCCCATCGACGAGAACTTCTCGATCGTCGCCTTCTACGACATCGGAAACGCATGGGACAAGACCCAGGGGGCCGGTTTCAGCTTTGATGATCTGGAAGATTCTCCCGGCGTCGGCGTCAGAGTGAAGACGCCGCTCGGCAATATCCGCGTCGACGTGGCCAAAGGAGATGAGACGCAGTTCCACTTCGGCTTTGGCGAGATGTTCTAA
- a CDS encoding HAD hydrolase family protein, producing MMFRLLAMDVDGTLTDGSVFIDAAGNEFKRFDIQDGMGMALFRKAGGKVAWISGRFSAVTELRARELHVDFLANGVAEKLPVLRKIAAEAGVTAGEVIFIGDDVNDRECVRWAGLGVAVANAVPALKASASHVTQRSGGSGAIREVVDMVLASEAEEG from the coding sequence ATGATGTTTCGACTTCTGGCCATGGATGTCGACGGCACGCTGACGGACGGCAGCGTTTTCATCGACGCGGCGGGGAACGAATTCAAGCGCTTCGACATCCAGGATGGAATGGGCATGGCGCTGTTTCGCAAAGCGGGCGGCAAAGTTGCCTGGATCAGCGGACGTTTTTCCGCCGTGACGGAGCTGAGAGCTCGGGAACTGCACGTCGATTTTCTGGCCAACGGCGTCGCAGAGAAGCTGCCCGTCCTTCGGAAAATCGCTGCCGAAGCAGGCGTGACCGCCGGCGAAGTGATTTTTATCGGCGACGACGTCAACGACCGCGAATGCGTCCGCTGGGCTGGGCTGGGAGTCGCCGTGGCGAACGCCGTCCCCGCACTGAAAGCGTCCGCCTCGCATGTGACGCAGCGCAGCGGCGGCAGCGGCGCCATACGCGAAGTCGTCGATATGGTCCTTGCGTCTGAAGCGGAGGAGGGCTAG
- the fabZ gene encoding 3-hydroxyacyl-ACP dehydratase FabZ translates to MLDIKEIMSCVPHRYPFLLVDRIQELVPGKSVVAIKNVTINEPFFQGHFPGEPVMPGVLILEAMAQAGAMMVLNIPELRGTIAFLTTVNRTKFRRPVVPGDQLVIYTEMGRIFGKMGKVKARAEVEGKTVAEAELGFMLTKKPEGEK, encoded by the coding sequence ATGCTTGATATTAAAGAAATCATGTCGTGTGTGCCTCATCGGTATCCCTTTCTTCTCGTCGACCGCATTCAGGAGTTGGTGCCCGGGAAGAGCGTCGTGGCCATTAAAAATGTCACGATCAACGAACCGTTTTTTCAGGGACATTTTCCCGGCGAGCCCGTGATGCCCGGCGTCCTGATCCTGGAAGCGATGGCTCAGGCCGGGGCCATGATGGTGCTGAATATTCCCGAACTGCGCGGCACGATCGCTTTCCTGACCACGGTCAACAGAACGAAGTTCCGGCGTCCGGTCGTGCCGGGAGATCAGCTTGTGATCTATACCGAGATGGGACGCATCTTCGGCAAGATGGGCAAGGTCAAAGCCCGCGCGGAAGTTGAGGGAAAAACGGTCGCCGAGGCCGAATTGGGGTTTATGCTGACCAAGAAACCTGAAGGGGAAAAATAA
- the lpxC gene encoding UDP-3-O-acyl-N-acetylglucosamine deacetylase has protein sequence MSRRTLKKEIDFSGVGLHSGKPVSMKLLPADSGEGYVFLFGGKRFPIQSAKYSGDGRGTVLAFDSHRVMTVEHLLGALRGLGVDDVILCPEGIETPLLDGSAAPFCEEILKAGLEELPGEPSYLRVSSPVCVTSEDEKKICAVLPSDRLSFTYVIEYGDNAIGTQAATVVPTKDNFVAELGQCRTFCLYEEVAHMRSLGLGLGGTVETALIVDGQRVLTPGGLRRPDEFVRHKILDMMGDLTLIGKPVIGHFVGIRAGHAMHQKLVDRIAREFVSA, from the coding sequence ATGAGCCGCCGCACGCTGAAAAAAGAGATTGACTTCAGCGGCGTCGGGCTTCATTCGGGCAAGCCGGTCTCCATGAAGCTGCTGCCGGCCGACAGCGGCGAGGGGTATGTGTTCCTTTTCGGCGGCAAGCGTTTCCCGATCCAATCCGCAAAGTACTCCGGCGACGGGCGCGGAACCGTTCTCGCGTTCGATTCTCATCGGGTGATGACGGTAGAGCACCTGCTCGGCGCGCTGCGCGGCCTCGGCGTTGACGACGTTATCCTTTGCCCCGAGGGGATCGAAACGCCGCTGCTTGACGGCAGCGCCGCTCCGTTCTGCGAGGAAATCCTGAAAGCGGGGCTTGAAGAGCTTCCCGGGGAGCCGTCGTACCTGCGCGTTTCTTCCCCGGTGTGCGTGACTTCCGAGGACGAGAAGAAAATATGCGCCGTCCTGCCGTCCGATCGGCTCAGCTTCACTTATGTGATCGAATACGGCGACAACGCCATCGGCACTCAGGCCGCGACCGTCGTGCCGACAAAAGACAACTTTGTCGCGGAACTCGGACAGTGCCGGACGTTTTGTCTGTACGAAGAAGTGGCGCACATGCGTTCTCTGGGCTTGGGGCTGGGCGGAACGGTGGAAACGGCCCTGATCGTCGATGGTCAAAGAGTTCTGACGCCCGGCGGTTTGAGACGCCCGGATGAATTTGTCAGACATAAAATTTTGGATATGATGGGCGACCTGACGCTGATAGGCAAGCCGGTTATCGGCCATTTTGTCGGGATACGGGCCGGGCATGCCATGCATCAGAAACTGGTCGATCGTATCGCGCGCGAGTTTGTCTCGGCTTAA